From Glycine soja cultivar W05 chromosome 4, ASM419377v2, whole genome shotgun sequence, the proteins below share one genomic window:
- the LOC114409920 gene encoding telomere length regulation protein TEL2 homolog: MEEGLGKRELEGEVVSRVAEVISAIKNAKHVDQVICALHSLATILFPFDPSLLSDSIDQSYGDKVQVPSAEKRHAWWRVFYRGAAFPTLARFLLLDVASNWLGCFPFSAQKYVYDVFFVRGLVTEVLQILVPFLQLSSSDGLDVNAVLSNSERLLVLCLLENNGALQLAREFGGSSKLKSVTDVQIKMDVSMVAQIVASIPDKARMNSMASLSSHVFFKQIVVQLLSLAEERETILLDNVDMDEMDKNGALLFVGEMFSRICRRGSADLLTSELIPEVFRLVNSLLSSHNDSVTNELFESKPDTVFWSRIMESISDPYTVERISELILHKLATQDADDVQAYWVLWLLFHRIFKLQPSVRSMFVDKFLLWKVFPISCLKWILQFAVHECPPGTSLSGHNHPGILNTVQRLLSVWSKKEFVQTAPIEQQVYISAALGLSLETMSKEELDGMKNAMHFILQGVSCRLESPNYLVRKMASSVALALSKTIDPKNPLYLEDSCSGETIDWEFGFTIPKKGNLAASNCGGKSVEGTKISTVSGPERDFDSPSNKEKSINVKGRKKLLDFNGLDPDEIIDLASLNLESDDNHEDVDDSASENSYSSNDSSLQPYDLSDDDSDLKRKISQLADVVAALRKSDDADGVERAIDVAEKLIRASPDELKHAARDLTRTLVQVRCSDIALEGAEESTEDKRQRSLVALAVTCPFESLETLNKLLYSPNVDISQRIMILDVMTEAAQELAESKIMKPKHQISSLISVVSDTRPWFLPSSTGTPGAGSWKEISGTGSFLNWSNSYERELPTKPNQIKKGKTRQWSLQSPAQQNQMEYSHNKFPMYAAAFMLPAMEGYDKKRHGVDLLGRDFIVLGKLIYMLGVCMKSVAMHPEASVLAPSLLNMLRSREVCHHREAYVRRAVLFAAACVLVALHPTYISSALLEGNVEISTGLEWIRTWALDVAESDTDKECYTMAMTCIQLHVEMALQTSRALESVRNSLKAGPVLPSDASKVTIKIPHLNGD, from the exons ATGGAGGAGGgtttagggaagagagaattggaAGGTGAGGTAGTTAGCAGGGTTGCCGAAGTGATTTCGGCTATAAAGAATGCGAAGCACGTCGATCAAGTCATTTGCGCGCTTCATTCCTTAGCCACTATTCTTTTCCCCTTTGACCCTTCTCTCCTCTCAG ATAGCATTGATCAGAGTTACGGAGACAAG GTCCAAGTTCCTTCTGCGGAAAAACGACATGCTTGGTGGCGTGTGTTTTATCGAGGAGCTGCTTTTCCTACATTGGCTAGGTTTCTATTACTTG ATGTTGCCTCGAACTGGTTGGGTTGTTTTCCCTTCTCGGCACAGAAGTACGTTTATGATGTTTTCTTTGTTCGTGGATTGGTCACTGAGGTGCTGCAGATTTTGGTTCCTTTTCTCCAGCTGAGTTCGAGTGATGGTCTTGATGTTAATGCTGTCCTCTCTAATTCTGAAAG ATTGCTTGTACTGTGCTTGCTTGAAAATAATGGGGCGCTCCAGTTGGCGAGAGAGTTTGGTGGTTCTTCTAAATTGAAAAGCGTTACAGATGTACAGATCAAGATGGATGTATCTATGGTGGCACAGATTGTTGCATCTATTCCTGATAAAGCAAGGATGAACTCCATGGCTTCATTGTCATCACA TGTGTTCTTCAAGCAGATTGTTGTCCAACTACTCTCCCTGGCAGAAGAAAGAGAGACAATTTTGCTAGACAATGTAGACATGGATGAAATGGACAAAAATGGTGCACTGTTATTTGTAGGGGAAATGTTTTCTCGCATTTGTCGCCGTGGCTCTGCTG ATCTCCTAACTAGTGAATTAATTCCAGAAGTTTTTAGGCTTGTCAACAGCCTCTTATCATCACATAATGATTCAGTTACTAATGAATTGTTTGAGTCAAAACCAGACACGGTATTTTGGTCGAGAATAATGGAATCCATCAGTGATCCTTATACCGTGGAAAGAATCTCTGAGCTGATTTTGCATAAGTTAGCTACTCAAGATGCTGATGATGTTCAAGCGTATTGGGTGTTGTGGTTGTTATTCCATCGAATTTTTAAGCTTCAGCCTTCTGTCAG GTCTATGTTTGTTGACAAATTCCTGCTATGGAAAGTATTCCCTATTAGCTGCCTGAAATGGATCCTTCAATTTGCTGTTCATGAATGCCCACCTGGTACCTCATTATCAGGACATAATCACCCTGGGATTTTGAATACTGTCCAACGCCTGCTCTCAGTATGGTCTAAGAAAGAATTTGTGCAAACAGCACCTATTGAGCAACAAGTTT ACATATCTGCTGCCCTAGGCCTTTCTCTGGAGACAATGTCGAAGGAGGAATTGGATGGGATGAAGAATGCCATGCACTTTATCCTTCAAGGAGTTAGCT GTAGGCTGGAGAGTCCTAATTATTTAGTTAGAAAAATGGCTAGCAGTGTTGCTTTGGCATTGTCTAAAACTATTGATCCAAAGAATCCTCTGTACCTTGAGGATAGCTGCAGCGGGGAGACAATTGATTGGGAATTTGGATTCACTATCCCCAAGAAAGGGAATCTGGCTGCCTCAAATTGTGGAGGAAAAAGTGTTGAGGGGACAAAAATATCTACTGTGTCAGGTCCAGAGAGGGACTTTGATTCCCCTTCCAATAAAGAGAAAAGTATTAATGTAAAGGGCAGAAAGAAGTTATTGGACTTTAATGGGCTTGATCCAGATGAGATTATTGATCTAGCATCACTGAATCTTGAATCAGACGATAATCATGAGGATGTTGATGACAGTGCAAGTGAGAATTCATATTCTTCAAATGATTCATCTTTACAGCCGTATGATTTGTCAGATGATGACTcagatttgaaaagaaaaatttcacAGTTGGCTGATGTAGTTGCAGCTCTTAGAAAATCCGATGATGCCGATGGG GTGGAAAGGGCTATTGATGTAGCTGAAAAGCTCATAAGAGCATCCCCAGACGAACTAAAACATGCAGCAAGGGATCTGACCAGAACTCTTGTTCAGGTTCGTTGCTCTGATATAGCTTTAGAAGGTGCAGAAGAATCAACTGAAGACAAAAGACAAAGATCATTAGTTGCCTTAGCAGTCACCTGCCCATTTGAATCACTTGAGACACTAAACAAGCTTCTGTATTCACCTAATGTAGATATCAGTCAGCGCATTATGATACTAGATGTCATGACTGAAGCAGCTCAGGAGCTTGCTGAATCAAAAATTATGAAACCCAAACATCAGATTAGTTCCCTTATTTCAGTTGTTTCAGATACCCGACCTTGGTTCCTACCTAGCAGCACAGGGACTCCTGGAGCTGGTTCCTGGAAAGAGATCTCAGGTACTGGCTCTTTTTTGAATTGGTCAAATAGCTATGAGAGGGAACTTCCCACAAAACCCAATCAGATCAAGAAAGGGAAAACACGCCAGTGGAGCCTACAATCTCCCGCACAACAAAACCAGATGGAGTATTCTCATAATAAGTTTCCCATGTATGCTGCTGCATTCATGCTTCCTGCCATGGAGggatatgataaaaaaaggcATGGTGTGGACTTGCTTGGCAGGGATTTTATTGTCTTGGGGAAACTCATTTATATGCTTGGGGTCTGTATGAAATCTGTAGCCATGCATCCAGAAGCTTCTGTACTGGCTCCTTCCCTCCTGAATATGTTAAGATCCAG AGAGGTATGCCATCACCGTGAAGCATATGTGAGAAGAGCCGTCCTTTTTGCAGCTGCATGTGTATTGGTTGCCCTTCATCCTACTTACATTTCATCTGCCTTACTCGAAGGAAATGTTGAAATTTCAACTGGCCTTGAATGGATTCGCACATGGGCACTTGATGTAGCCGAGTCGGACACAGATAAAGAATGCTATACG aTGGCTATGACATGTATACAGCTCCATGTTGAGATGGCTCTTCAAACTTCCCGAGCATTGGAGTCAGTAAGAAATTCACTCAAGGCAGGTCCTGTTCTTCCTTCTGATGCATCCAAAGTGACCATTAAAATTCCCCACTTAAATGGGGATTAG
- the LOC114409921 gene encoding probable ubiquitin-like-specific protease 2A isoform X1 has product MNTSKLSDTQVVSVKQERKINLGWRNKKTKVLKDVMESDFWSNVPQRLRTKRKSKFNGKEALSTPKVVLSKSKETISRSNKALSTLKEALSRPNKALSTPKEVLSTLKEALSRPKEKLNSGDFDIYLKKIWKIFSGDRLRHFTCFDSLWFSLYRAAPSKDKVLTWIKKEPIFSKSYVFVPIVCWGHWSLLILCHFGESLESTTKSRCMLLLDSLEMTNPRRLEPEIRRFVLDIYKTEDRPEAKHLVSQIPFLVPKVPQQRDGNECGFFILYFINLFLEHAPDNFSMEGYPYFMKKDWFSFEDLDRFYERLDSLN; this is encoded by the exons ATGAACACTAGCAAACTCAGTGACACCCAAG TTGTTTCTGTgaagcaagaaagaaaaatcaacttaggatggagaaacaagaaaacaaaggtTTTAAAAGATGTGATGGAAAGTGATTTTTGGAGCAATGTTCCCCAGCGATTGCGAACAAAGAGGAAGAGTAAATTCAATGGCAAGGAAGCACTTTCTACACCCAAGGTAGTGCTTTCTAAAtcgaaggaaacaatttctagATCCAATAAAGCACTTTCTACACTCAAGGAAGCTCTTTCTAGACCCAATAAAGCACTTTCTACACCTAAGGAAGTGCTTTCTACACTGAAGGAAGCACTTTCTAGACCCAAAGAAAAGCTAAACAGTGGAGATTTTGATATTTACTTGAA GAAAATATGGAAGATTTTCTCAGGAGATAGGTTGAGGCACTTTACATGCTTTGACAGCTTATGGTTTAGTCTTTACAGGGCCGCTCCATCTAAAGACAAGGTGCTTACTTGGATTAAAAAGGAACCTATTTTCTCCAAGtcatatgtttttgttcctaTAGTCTGCTG GGGTCATTGGAGCCTTTTGATCCTGTGCCATTTTGGTGAAAGCTTGGAATCAACCACCAAATCACGATGCATGTTGTTGCTGGATTCTCTTGAAATGACCAATCCTAGACGGCTCGAACCCGAGATTAGAAG ATTTGTATTAGATATTTATAAAACAGAGGACAGACCTGAGGCTAAGCATCTTGTATCTCAAATTCCTTTTTTGGTGCCCAAG GTGCCACAACAAAGAGATGGTAATGAATGTGGATTTTTCATCCTCtatttcattaatttgtttttggaGCATGCACCTGATAATTTTAGCATGGAGGGATATCCTTACTTT ATGAAAAAAGATTGGTTTAGCTTTGAAGACCTGGATAGATTTTATGAGAGACTTGATTCACTGAATTAG
- the LOC114409921 gene encoding uncharacterized protein LOC114409921 isoform X2 — translation MNTSKLSDTQVVSVKQERKINLGWRNKKTKVLKDVMESDFWSNVPQRLRTKRKSKFNGKEALSTPKVVLSKSKETISRSNKALSTLKEALSRPNKALSTPKEVLSTLKEALSRPKEKLNSGDFDIYLKKIWKIFSGDRLRHFTCFDSLWFSLYRAAPSKDKVLTWIKKEPIFSKSYVFVPIVCWGHWSLLILCHFGESLESTTKSRCMLLLDSLEMTNPRRLEPEIRRFVLDIYKTEDRPEAKHLVSQIPFLVPKMKKDWFSFEDLDRFYERLDSLN, via the exons ATGAACACTAGCAAACTCAGTGACACCCAAG TTGTTTCTGTgaagcaagaaagaaaaatcaacttaggatggagaaacaagaaaacaaaggtTTTAAAAGATGTGATGGAAAGTGATTTTTGGAGCAATGTTCCCCAGCGATTGCGAACAAAGAGGAAGAGTAAATTCAATGGCAAGGAAGCACTTTCTACACCCAAGGTAGTGCTTTCTAAAtcgaaggaaacaatttctagATCCAATAAAGCACTTTCTACACTCAAGGAAGCTCTTTCTAGACCCAATAAAGCACTTTCTACACCTAAGGAAGTGCTTTCTACACTGAAGGAAGCACTTTCTAGACCCAAAGAAAAGCTAAACAGTGGAGATTTTGATATTTACTTGAA GAAAATATGGAAGATTTTCTCAGGAGATAGGTTGAGGCACTTTACATGCTTTGACAGCTTATGGTTTAGTCTTTACAGGGCCGCTCCATCTAAAGACAAGGTGCTTACTTGGATTAAAAAGGAACCTATTTTCTCCAAGtcatatgtttttgttcctaTAGTCTGCTG GGGTCATTGGAGCCTTTTGATCCTGTGCCATTTTGGTGAAAGCTTGGAATCAACCACCAAATCACGATGCATGTTGTTGCTGGATTCTCTTGAAATGACCAATCCTAGACGGCTCGAACCCGAGATTAGAAG ATTTGTATTAGATATTTATAAAACAGAGGACAGACCTGAGGCTAAGCATCTTGTATCTCAAATTCCTTTTTTGGTGCCCAAG ATGAAAAAAGATTGGTTTAGCTTTGAAGACCTGGATAGATTTTATGAGAGACTTGATTCACTGAATTAG
- the LOC114409922 gene encoding TOM1-like protein 5, with translation MILLCIIQKASNALEVLKEVLDAVDAQNPQGARDEFTLDLVEQCSFQEQRVMHVVMASRDERIISRAIELNEQLQKVLAKHDDLLAGRVTMTTTRFDHEEEEEEPEQLVQRLLAGRERLVQGPEDEDTETDIPRLGLLRESPLIRPPTLNRVTIPRS, from the exons atgattttattatg CATTATTCAAAAGGCTAGCAATGCATTAGAAGTACTAAAAGAGGTCCTTGATGCTGTTGATGCTCAAAATCCTCAG GGAGCAAGGGATGAATTCACCCTTGACCTTGTAGAACAATGTTCTTTTCAAGAACAAAGGGTTATGCATGTTGTGATGGCTTCTCG GGATGAAAGGATAATTTCTCGAGCAATTGAATTGAATGAGCAACTTCAGAAAGTTCTTGCAAAACATGATGACCTTCTTGCTGGCAGAGTTACAATGACCACCACTCGATTTGACcatgaggaggaagaggaggagccTGAACAGTTAGTCCAAAG ATTACTGGCGGGAAGGGAAAGGCTTGTGCAAGGGCCTGAAGATGAGGACACTGAAACCGACATCCCTCGTTTGGGTTTGCTTAGAGAGAGTCCACTAATACGACCACCCACTCTCAATAGAGTCACCAT